The sequence below is a genomic window from Oscillospiraceae bacterium.
AGCAGGTCTTTGTGCCCCTCACCGTGGGGGGCGGCATCCGCACACTGGAGGATTTTCAGCAGCTCCTGCGGGCGGGTGCGGACAAGATCTCGGTAAACTCGGCCGCCGTGGCCGACCCCACCCTTATCTCCCGTGCCGCCGCACGCTTCGGCAGCCAGTGCGTGGTGCTGGCGGTGGACGCCCGCGCCCGGGGGGACGGGGGCTGGGAGGTGGTGGTCCACGGGGGCCGCAAGCCCACGGGGCTGGACCTGCTGGACTGGGTGCGGGAGGGCGAGCGCCGGGGGGCGGGGGAGATCCTGCTCACCTCCATGGACGCCGACGGCACCAAGGCGGGCTTCGACTTGGCCATGACGCGGGCGGTGACGGGAGCCGTGGGCGTCCCGGTCATCGCCTCCGGCGGCTGCGGCGGCCTGGAGCACTTCGCCCAGGTCTTCCGGGAGGCGGACGCCGACGCGGCCCTGGCGGCCTCCCTCTTCCACTTCGGGGAGCTGAGCGTGGGCCGGGTAAAGGCGTATCTGCGGGATCAGGGCATCCCGGTGAGGTAAGTATGGAATTTGATTTGAATTTGCTCTTTCAAAAATCGGAGCTGATCCCCGTGATTATCCAGCACGCCGGGACGGGGGAGGTGCTGATGCTGGGCTTTACCAACCGGGAGGCGGCGGAGCTGACCCTCAGCACGAAAACCGCCTGGTTCTGGAGCCGCAGCAGGCAGAAGCTGTGGAACAAGGGGGAGAGTTCCGGCCATTTCCTGCACGTGAAGCGGGTGGTCACCGACTGCGACACCGACACCCTGCTCTACTTCTGCATCCCCGACGGCCCCACCTGCCACACCGGGGCCCAAAGCTGCTTTTTCAAAGTCATTATGGAGGAAGCTTAGATGGACGACAAGGTACTCAAGGGCCTCTACCAGGTGATCCTGGACCGGCGGGCCAACCCCCAGGAGGGCTCCTACACCTGCTACCTCTTCGACAAGGGGCTGGATAAGATCCTCAAGAAGGTGGGCGAGGAGTGCAGCGAGACCATTATCGCCGCCAAAAACGGCGTGCAGGGGGACACGGTGGGGGAGATCTCCGACCTTATCTACCATCTGCTGGTGATGATGGCGCAGCAGAATATCCCCCTGGACGCGGTGCTGGAGGAGCTGGAGCGCCGCAGCGCCAAGATCGGCAACCTCAAGCAGATGCACCAGACCGACAGGGAAAGCTGAAAAACTAGATAAACGGAATTCGGCACGCAAGATGCAATCACCGTTGCTGCAGCTTAGGCGGATAAGGCGGGCGATGGTGGACGGGCGATTCATGAATCGCCCCTACGGGTGCCAAGCGCTGTATGGGGCATGGCAGTACGAGCGGCTTTTTAGGCAGTCCTTGAATAGCAACTACTCCCAAGTTTGGGCGGGTCATGTGCCGCAGGGGCGGCAGCCCTATTCGCCTCAAGTGCCAGGCCGAACCGAGCCCTGAGCGCTTTCAGGTTTTACAGGTTACCTGAACCGCACCGCCGCGGGGCCCCTGGGTCTAGGGCCGAAGCCCTGGTTGTTTCTTCCCGGGGTTCTTTGCAACCAAAGAATCCCGCCGCCGGAGGCCGGGCCTCCGAAAAAGAGACGGATTGCCACGGGCCTGCGGCCCTCGCAATGACACGCCGCTTTATCCGCCGTAGGCGCATACCTTATGCAAGCGTCCTTTTCCGGGCTTGTGCCCAAAATCCTTATGGTATAATTTTTCGACAGGAGGAAACCGGGCCGGGCTTTTGATAAGCCCGGCCCGGTTTCAGGTTGTCCGCCCCGCGGCGCTAGAGGGCGGGCGGCTTGTTCAGGGACTCCTCCCGGGTCTGCCAGGGGGTCTGGGCGTAGGTGACGAAGACCGTGTAGAGCCGGGAGAGGGCGTCCCAGGTGTCCTTGTTCACCACGCCGTCGGTGGGCAGATCCGCCGCCTGCTGGATGGTGAGGGTGTTGCGGTGGGATTCGCCGTGGCACACGCCGTCCACCGGGCAGTCCTCGATATTCTCAAGTATCTGGGCCAGGGAGCGGTACATGGCCTGGATAAGGTAGAGGTGTACGCAGGCCTCCCCCGGGTGGATGGTGTAGCAGCGGCTGGGGAAGCCGGTGCAGGGCAGGGGCGGGGCCAGATTGTTGCGCACCCGCTGGAACACCACGGCGATGGCGTCCCAGGTGTCGTTGTTCACCATGCCGGTGACCGGGGGGAAGAACTCCCGCTGAAAGACCATGACGGCCTCCAGCGTGCGCTCGCCGAACACGCCGTCCGGGGTCACCCGTGGAATGGAGGGGTACTGGAAGGAGATCTCCCGCAGCATGGTCTGCAGGCTGAGGACGGGGGTATTGATAAAAAGCGGGGAGCGCATCAGCTATTACCTCCTCTAGTGTCGGCGTCGCCCAGGGAGAGGGGCTGGCCGGGGAACTGGGTGAGCCAGGCGGGCACCTCGTCGTCCAGCTCGGGCCGGTAGGCGGGGGGGATGACGTTGGTGTACTGCGCCACGGTGTCGGTGATGCCGACGTAGATGCGGTAGAGGGCCTCCCAGGTCTGGAGGCCCACCACCCCGTCCTGGGGCAGGCCCGCCATGGCCTGCACGGCCCGCACGGAGCGGGCGGTGGCGGGGCCGTACACCCCGTCGATGGCCACCCAGGGGATGTTGTTGTAGAACTGGGCCACCACCGAGAGCATGTACTGGATGACCTTCACGCCCTCGCCGGTGTCCCCCTCCTGGAGGACCGCGGGGGGCTGCGCGGTGATCTGGCTGTCGTACAGGGTCTGGCCCTGGCTGACCAGCTCCGAGAGGTCCAGTATGCCCACGTAGAGGAAAATCATCTTGTACCAGGTGGCGTTGCCCACCACGCCGTCGGGGGTCAGGTTGAAGATCTGCTGGAACTTGATGACCGCCCGCTCCGTCCCCTCGCCGAACACGCCGTCCACCGGAGTGATTTTGGGTATGGCGGGGTAGTTGCGGGAGATGCGGTTGAGCATGACCTGGATGCGTACCACCAGCTGCCCGCTGTCCCCCCGGCGGATGGGGGAGCCGGGGTAGGAGGCCTGGATGCCCATGACGGGGGCGTTGGTCACCAGCTCGATGTTGTCGCCGTAGTAGTAGCGCAGGATGTCCACGGAGTTCTGCCCCTGCTCGGCCAGGGCCTGGCTGCCCCACTGGGACAGGCCGTCGCAGGTGGAGGTGGTGCCGTTGCAGAACTTGGCGGACAGGGGCTCCACAAAGCCGATGCGCCGTATGTAGGTGTTGAAGAGCTCATCCACCACCTGGCTGATGTTCTCGAAGATGTTGCGGCCCTTGATGAATTTCTGATCGTAGGCGGTGCTGGAGGTGATGTTGAAGTCGTAGCCCCGGCTGGGGTAGTACTCGGTGTACACCCGGTTGAGGGCAAAGGAGATGATGGCCAGAATGTTGGCCCGGACGGCGGCGGGCTCCCAGGTGGGGTAGATCTCGCTGGAGGCCACGTTTTTGACATAGTCGGGGAAGGAGACGGTCACGTTTTCCGCGTAGGAGGAGGGGGGGCCCATATGGACGGTGATAAACTGGGGTACATAGGGGCTTACGGGATTGGTCGCCATGGCGCTTCCTCCTCTCTCACAGGTTTTGCGGCGTGATCTGGACCACCTCCGTCCGGCCCGACGGGTTGGCGAGCTCGGGCAGGGGGATAAGCTCCAGATTCTGAACCGTCTCGGTGCCGGGGAAGATCTGCACGTCCTCCACCTGGATCATCTCGTAGCCCTCGGCCACCGCCCACACGTCGCACAGGGTGAAGGGGTCGGGGGCGCCGGGGGAGGCGCTCTGAGACGGGTCGGGGGTTGCGATGGAGATGGGGGCGGTCTTGCCGTTTTCGTCGGTGACGCGCACGGCGATCAGCACGTGCTTGCCGCTGCCGCTCTTGCGGGTGACGGCCACCGTGGCCCCCTCCACCGGGATAATGGCCCGCGAGGTGTAGACGCGGGCGGTGATGGTGCCAAATGAAGCCAAATTGCACTCCTCCTTTACGCTTCAGTGTATGCATACCCGGCGGGGGCGGTTCCGGGAAGGGGAGGAAAGCGGCCCGAAACCCCGTTAAAAAGTTGACAGAAGGGCATATTTGCGTTAGACTGAACCAGTAAGTCTACGGAGCTTTTTTGAAATCAGGTGTGACAGCTATGAAAAAACAAAAGGTCTCCTCCGCCGTGATCCGACGCCTGCCCAGGTACTACCGCCACCTGTGGGATCTGGAGCAGGCGGGGGTGGTGCGTATCTCCTCCAGCGCCCTGGGCAAGTCCATGGGCCTCACCGCCTCCCAGATTCGGCAGGACCTGTCCTGCTTTGGGGAGTTCGGGCAGCAGGGGTACGGCTATAACGTGGAGAAGCTGCGGGATGAGGTGGCGGACATCCTGGGCATGAACCGGAACCACGCCGCCGTCATTATGGGGGCGGGCAACCTGGGCCGGGCCCTGATGGAGAATTTCCGCTTCGAGCACAGCGGCTTCCGCCTCATCGCCGCCTTCGACGTGGACCCCGCCGTCGTGGGCCGGGAGCTGTCAGGCGTGCCGGTCTACCACGCGGACAGGCTGGAGGAGTACCTGGCCGGCCACCCGGCCAACGTGGGGGTGCTCACCGTGCCCCGGGCGGCGGCCGAGTCCATCGCCGACCGGCTGGTGGCCGCGGGCGTGCGGGGCATCTGGAATTTTACCAATATCGAGCTCAACATCACCCACCCGGGCGTGATGGTGGAGGACGTGCATTTTGCAGACAGCCTGCTTACCCTGAGCTACATGATCTCGGAGGACGCATGAAAAAAATCGCAGTCGTACTGATGGCGGCCCTGATTCTGGTGAGCTGCGGGGCGGTCTACGCCGCCGGCGGAGCGGGATCGGAGACGCTGATCACCCTGAGCTACCTCAACAATACCTATATACCCGACGCGGTGAAGCAGGCGGGGGAGCGGGTGGACGCCAAGACCGCCCAGACCTACCAGACCGCGCTGAACACGCTGGACGCCAAGCAGAACGCCTACCTGGGCGGCAGCGGCGGGGGGGACACGGCCTCCGCCCTGCTGGACAGGCGGGTGAAGCGGGGGGATGCGATCACCCTCACCACCGGCTCCGGGGCGGTGCTGCTGGCCGGCAGCGCCCTGGTGAGCTACTCCGGCGGCGCGGTGGTGGACGTGACCGCCGGCCAGGTGCTCGCCTCCGGCAGCGCCATGGCAGTCAACCGGCGCTGCCTGGCGGCCGAGCAGACAACGGCCGTGATTACCATTACCTCGGACACGGCGGTGATCTCCCTGGAGGGCGCCCCCGTGGTGAACCCCAGCGCCGAGACCGACTACAACGCCCTGGCCGACGCGCTGAAGGCCATGGGTATGTTCAAGGGCACCGACACGGGCTACGGCTCGGGCTACGACCTGGAGAAGGTCCCCACCCGCATCGAGGGTCTGATTATGTTCCTGCGCATGGTGGGGGAGGAGCAGGCCGCCCTGGCCTATACCGGCTCCACCGCCTTCGTGGACGTGCCCGACTGGTGCAGGCGCTATGTGGCCTACGCATACGACAAGGGCTATACCAAGGGGGTGGGCCCCAACGACAAGGGCCAGCCCTGCTTCGGCACGAGCCGGACCATCGGCGCGGGGGAGTACGTCACCTTTATCCTCCGGGCGCTGGGCTACGCCGACAGCGGCGAGAGCCCCGACTTCGCCTGGGACACCGCCCTGGCCCGCGCCGGACAGCTGGGCGTGCTGACGGCGGGGGAGGGGACCCTGTTCTCCGGCAAGACCTTTACCCGGGCCCAGGTGGCCTACCTGTCCTTCTTCACCCTCACCGCCTCCATGAAGGACGGCGGCGGCACCCTGCTGGACCACCTGTCCGCCCTGGGCGCGCTGGACGGCGCTGCGGTGCGCGCGGTCATGGGGAGTGTGCCCGTGGCCCGCATCTGAGAAAACTTTTCTATGGTAAATGGGCCCCCGGACGGGGGCCCATTTTTTGTGCCTGCGCGCACCTCCGGAGCGCGGCGGCATAGTATGAACTGAGACCGGGCCGGGCGGCCGAACGCGCCGCCGCCGGGTTTCTATCTTAGTTCAGGAGGTACTTCATTATGGGGTGCAATAACGGCTGCGGGTTCGGCGGCGGTTGGGGCGGCGGCGGCTGCCTCTGGATTCTGATCATCATCATCGTCATCTGCTGCTGCTGCGGCGGCGGCTGGGGCGGCAATAGCTGCGGGTGCGGCTGCGGCTGCAACAACAACTGCGGCTGCAACAACGGCTGCGGCTGCAACAACAGCGGCTGCTGCTGATTACACAGCGCAGAAAGGGCGGGGCGGAGCATTTGCTCCGCCCCGCTTTTGATGAGATAAAATAAAAAAACCCCACGAAACCGAAGTCTCGTGGGGAAATCCCCCGCTCTGGCCGTGCGGACCCGTTTAAAACCTGCACGTAATGGCAGGTGGGTTGCCTCCATGCCGCTTCCTTGCTTCCAACTTCCGGCCTTTCGGCCGGGAGGCCTGCAATCCACGGCATGAGTGGGGCGTCCCGTTTTAGAGATGTGGGTTTAAAAGAATCCGTCACGCACCGAGCAGGAAGATGCCGGCGCTCTGTCTAAGTTTCTTCCTCGTCCTCAAACAGCGTCTCCATGAACTGCTGGTAAACGAGCTCCAGCTCCTCCTCGCTGTCCAGGGTGGAGAGCTGCTCCTCGCCGTCCACGTCCACCACCTTGAGGATGATAAGGCCGTACTCCTCGTCCAGGTCCACTTCCTCGGTCTGACCGTCCTCGCCGCCCTCTACCGCGGGGAAGAAGGCCATGTAGACCTGGCCGTTGTACTCGATGGTGTCCAGATGCTCCAGCTCGAACTCATTGCCGTCCTCGTCGGTAATGGTGATAAAATCCGCGCCAAACTCTTCGCTCATAGCTGCACCGCGCTTTCCGTCGTTACTGTATCTTTTCTCGGCTTTATTGTACCCCGTAGTACGCGAAAATGCAAGGGTGGGACGTGCCAATTTTTTGTCGAAGCCCTGAAAGTCCAAAAAATGGGTATTTTTAGGGTGGACAAGCCGCCAGATCGTGTTATAATAATGCATACCGTGGAAAAGGGGCTATTGCGCCCTTTTCTACTGCATTCGGAATGATAGAGCACGAAATTCCTCTCCCACGGATTACGGAGGTGTCAATTTGGCGAATACAGCAAATACCGGCGGCGGACGGCGCCGCAGGGGCAGCACGGCGGGGCACGTGGCGGCAATCTTCTTCAAGGTCATCGGCACGCTGGTGCTGGTGGGCATCGTCACCGGCATGATCATGGCCAGCTTTGCCGCCGTCTACATCAAAAACGTGATTATGCCCCAGACCCATATGGAGATCACGGACTACAGCATGAATATGAACCTGACCAGCACCATCTATTACACGGACAAGAGCACCGGGCGGCGGGTGGAGTCCCAGACCCTCCACGGGGAGGAGAACCGGGTGTGGGTGCCCTATGACCAGATCCCGGAGAACCTGGTGAACGCCACCATCGCCATCGAGGACAAGCGCTTCCGGGAGCACAACGGCGTGGACTGGAAGCGCACGGCCTACGGCGTGTTCGTCATGTTCACGGGCAAGAAGATCCAGGGCGGGTCCACCATCACCCAGCAGCTCATCAAGAACCTGACGGAGTACGACGACGTGACCGTCAAGCGCAAAATCCTGGAGATCTTCACCGCCCTGGACTTCGACAGCAACTACTCCAAGGACACGACGATGGAGTGGTACCTCAACTATATCTACCTGGGCGAGGGCTGCAACGGCGTGAGCACCGCCGCGCGCAACTACTTCGGCAAGGATCTGGACCAGCTCACCCTGGCCGAGTGCGCCAGCCTCATCAGCATCACCAACAACCCCTCCATGTACAACCCCCACCGCAACCCGGAAAACAACCTGGAGCGGCGCAACCTGGTGCTCTCCGAGATGAAGGACCAGGGCTATATCACCCAGGAGGAGTACGACAAGGCCGTGGCCGAGCCCCTGAACACCGTGCGCAGCGTGGACGAGGAGGCCCCCACCCAGGTCTTCTCCTGGTACGACGAGCAGGTCATCACCGACGTCATCAACGACCTGGTGGCCCAGAAGGGCATGTCCACCACGGCGGCCACCATCCTGGTCTACTCGGGCGGCCTGGAGATCGACTCCTGCATGGACCCGGCCATCCAGGCCATCGTGGAGGAGATCTACTCCAACCAGGAGAACATGATCCTGCCCTCCAAGAGCGGGCAGAACCTCCAGTCCGCCATTGTCATCGTGGACCCCGACGGCAACATCGTGGCCCTGGCGGGCGCGCTGGGGGAGAAGGAGCGCAACCGCGTCTGGAACTACGCCAGCCGCAGCCAGCGGCAGCCGGGCTCCTCCATCAAGCCCCTGTCGGTCTACGCCCCTGCGCTGGAGATGGGCCTTGTGACCCCCAACAGCGTCTTTGACGACACTCCCGTCCAGGAGCTGAACGGCAGCGCCTGGCCCAGGAACTCCTATCTGAGCTACAAGGGCCGCATGAACGTGTACGACGCCGTGCGCATGTCCTCCAACGCCGTGGCCGTGCGGGTGTTCCAGACCATCGGGGCGGAGGGCTCCTTCCAGTTCATGGAGGACCACTTCCACATCGGACTGGTGGAGAGCCGGGACGGCAGCTCCGACCTGGGCCCCGCCCAGCTGGCCCTGGGCGGCCTGACCGACGGCGTGAGCCCCCGCGACATGGCCACCGCCTACTCGGTTTTCCCCCGCAACGGCAAGTACGTCGCCTCCCGGACCTACACCCAGGTGCGGGATTCCAACGGCAAGGTGCTGCTGGACACCACCGAGCAGAAGCCCGAGTTCGTGCTGAAGGAGTCCACCGTCTGGTATATGAACTATATGCTCCAGTCGGTGGTCAACGGCGGCTCCGGCTCCACCGGCCGTGAGGCCCGGTTCGACGGCATGACCATCGCCGGCAAGACGGGCTCCACCAACTCCAACAACGACCGCTGGTTCGTGGGCTACACGCCCTACTACACCGCCGCCGTCTGGTGCGGCTACGACACGCCCGAGCGCATCAACGCCGGCAACAGCAACCCGTCCGCCGTGCTGTGGAACAAGGTCATGAGCCGGGTGCACGAGGGCCTGGAGAAAAAGGAATTCCCCAAGCCGGAAGGCGTCATCCAGTTCCAGTACTGCATGGACAGCGGCCTGCGGGCTTCTGAGGACTGCGCTTTGGATCCCCGGGGCAGCCGGGTGGCCACCGGGTACTATTTCTCCGAGGACATCCCCGCCGGGTACTGCGACGTGCACAAGAAGGTTGAGGTCTGCACCGCCAGCCCCATCCTCAACGCCGACGGCGCGGCCATCCCCGGCCTGTTCCACCAGGTGGGCGAGTTCTGCCCGCGGGAGGCCATCGAGGGCACCGACATCGTGTCCACCGTACAGGAGATCGCCCTGCTGGACATCGACCGGGAGGGGGTCAGCGGCTCCAAGCCCGCCGCCGACAGCAACTACCTGCTCTCCTTCTGGGAGGCCCAGGGCGTTTGCGACGTGCACACCTCGCCCGTGGAGGTCCCGCCCGCGGAGTACGACCCCTCCACCTTCCGCATCGAGGACCCCTCCACCTGGCCGCCCGTGGAGTACAACCCCCTCTTTGACCCCTATAACCCGGACACCTGGCCGGTGGTGACGCCCACGCCTTCGCCGGAGCCCACCGACCCCAACATCCCCACCGATCCCACCCTGCCGCCGTCGGCGGAGCCCACGCCGTATCCCACGCCGGAGCCCACGCCCTCCGTGCCGCCCACGGCGGCCCCGGAGCCCACGCCCACGCCGGAGCCCACCCCCACGCCGGGCGGCGGAGACGTAATCCTGCCCCCCGAGGCGGAGGGCGCTTAGCGAAGAGAGGCCGGCCCCGAGTGGTTGTGCCGGTATAGATGGTTTAAAGCTAAAGGGACGGCGTGATATGCTTAGGCATATCACGCCGTTTCTTATGGATTGCTCCGATCTATTCCAAAGAAAAAAGGGCTGTCGTCACAGCCCTTTTTCTTTTGCCCTTTTACACGCTCGATATTCGGAGGGCAAGCATCCCCACACGTCTCGAAAGGCCCTTGAAAAATAACTCATTTCCTGGAATCCACAGGCCGCGCCGATACCCGATATTTTCAAATCCGTGCAGGCCAATAGCTCCGCCGCCCTTTGCAGCCGGTAGTTCTTCACATACTGAATAGGCGTCGTCTTTATAATACTCTTGAAACAGCGCAGACACTCGCTTTTGCTGATGGACGCGCTTTTGGCAATTTCGTCTATCGTCATTTCATCAGAGAAGTTGTCTTGAATGTACTTCAGCATCAGTTTCATGCGTTCATTATCCCGCAGGTCTTTTTCCGGCAAAACGGAGCTCTGGGCCGGGCAATGGGTAAATACGTCGAGAAGGAGCGCGGAGAGCGCTGAGCGCATTGCAAATTCGTAGCCAATACTCTCATTTTCTCCGGCGCTCCATGCGCCTTCAATACGCTTGACCGCGTTCATGCCCTCACCGCTTGCGCGGTGCAGGGGGAATAAATCCAACGACTTGTTTTCCATCAACGGAACAAGATACCGCTGCCAAAAGACACTGTCCATGCTCCCGCCGACCAATCTGGGATGAAAGACCACGGCATGGAGTTTACATCCATCTTCACCCGCAGGACAAGCGCTGTGAAGAACCCCGGCGTTGATAAAGAAGCCGTCCCCCGCGGAAAAGGTCAGCTGTTTTGCTCCCGCGGAGACAAGGGCAGACCCCTCCCGGACAACAGCCACCTCCAATTCGTCATGCCAATGCCACGGGACAGGGTGCAGGGCTAAATCATCCTCATAGCAGGCGGCAGGTAAAAGCGCCGTGCCGTGCCGGGTCATCTCCTGCCTTTTCTGGTTTGTCGCGGCATTGCAGTTATGTAAAATCACGGGGCGCCTCCTTTGGCGATTTTGTCCTATAAACTTGGCGTTTAACTTCTATCACTCCGGAAAATCAGACGCTATAATTCTATCATGGACAAAGGAGGAACGCAATATGGCGCATTTGTTATTGGCTGTAATCTATCTTTCGTTTATCAGCTTGGGCTTACCTGATTCTCTGCTGGGAGCGGCATGGCCCTCCATGTTCGGTCAGCTTGGAGTGCCCGTGTCTTATGCCGGGGGGATCTCCATGATTATCGCCGTTGGCACAATTATTTCCAGCTTGCAGAGCGGACGCTTGACAAAAAAGCTGGGGACAGGCAAGGTGACGGCGATCAGTGTGGCCATGACCGCCGCGGCGCTCCTTGGCTTCTCAGCCAGCGGCTCTTTCTGGCAGCTCTGCCTCTGGGCGGTTCCATACGGCCTGGGGGCCGGGAGCGTGGACGCTTCTCTCAATAACTACGTGGCGCTGCACTATGCCAGCCGCCACATGAGCTGGCTTCACTGCATGTGGGGCATAGGGGCGTCCCTGGGGCCCTATGTGATGGGTTACGCGCTGACCGGGGGACAGGGCTGGAATACAGGCTATCGGTACATCGCCATTCTACAGGTTATTTTGACCGCTGTTTTGATTTTCAGCTTGCCCCTTTGGAACAGGCAGACGGAGGACAGCGGCGGGGAAGAGGATAAAAGAGCCCTGACACTCCCGGAGCTTGTAAAAATTCCCGGTGTCAAGGCAGTCATGGTCACGTTCTTTTGCTATTGCGCCGTGGAACAGACTGCCGGCCTCTGGGCGGCCAGCTATCTGGTGCTTCAAAAAGGCCTGCCGGCAGAAACAGCAGCCGGCTTTGCCGGTATGTTCTTTGTCGGTATCACGATTGGCCGGGCGCTCAGCGGCTTTATCTCGATCAAGCTCAGCGACGCTCAGATGGTGCGGCTGGGACAAGGTATCATCGCATTGGGCGTTTTCGTCCTGTTCCTGCCCCTGGACGCAAATGCCGCCCCGGTGGGGCTGGTGCTGATAGGCCTGGGGTGCGCCCCGGTCTACCCCAGCCTGATTCACGCCACCCCCGGCCATTTCGGAGCCGGAAACTCCCAGGCGATTATCGGCGTTCAGATGGCAAGCGCCTATGCGGGAACCTGTCTTATGCCGCCGCTGTTTGGGTTGGTGGCCGGCCATATCAGCCCTGCCCTGTTTCCCGTCTACCTGTCTCTCTTTTTGGCCCTCATGATTGCAATGCACGAAACGCTGTTAAAACAAGTCAGGAGGTCCCGCAATGACACTCACGATTTACCTTATAGCCGATGAGGAAAAATTTCTTAAACATATACAGAGCTGCTGCGGGGCGGTAATCCTCCACCTCCCCGACAATACGATGTGCAATCTGAAAGAAAATCCGGTCGCCCAGCAAATCCTGAAGCTGACAAACCCAAAGCGGGATGGCCTTAAGCTCAGTTTTTCAGATTCCAACGACACGTTGAGATTCATGCGGTATATGATGGAAGCGACCCGGAAGTGACATGGGTATATTCCCCTTGGGGCCGGGCGCTTCGCCTTAATCCCGCCACAGGCGGATAAGGCCGCAGTCGTGGAGCTGCTTGATCAGGATGGCCGCCAGGGGGGAGAGGATCATCCCCGCCACCCCGAAGGCGCGGAAGCCCACGTACATGGCCAGCAGGGCGGCAAGGGGGGGCAGGCCCACCTTGTCGCCCACCAGCTTTGGTTCCAGCAGGCTGCGCACAAAGGAGACGGCGGCGT
It includes:
- the hisE gene encoding phosphoribosyl-ATP pyrophosphatase yields the protein MDDKVLKGLYQVILDRRANPQEGSYTCYLFDKGLDKILKKVGEECSETIIAAKNGVQGDTVGEISDLIYHLLVMMAQQNIPLDAVLEELERRSAKIGNLKQMHQTDRES
- the ydeC_2 gene encoding putative HTH-type transcriptional regulator YdeC; this encodes MILHNCNAATNQKRQEMTRHGTALLPAACYEDDLALHPVPWHWHDELEVAVVREGSALVSAGAKQLTFSAGDGFFINAGVLHSACPAGEDGCKLHAVVFHPRLVGGSMDSVFWQRYLVPLMENKSLDLFPLHRASGEGMNAVKRIEGAWSAGENESIGYEFAMRSALSALLLDVFTHCPAQSSVLPEKDLRDNERMKLMLKYIQDNFSDEMTIDEIAKSASISKSECLRCFKSIIKTTPIQYVKNYRLQRAAELLACTDLKISGIGAACGFQEMSYFSRAFRDVWGCLPSEYRACKRAKEKGL
- the hisF gene encoding imidazole glycerol phosphate synthase subunit HisF — protein: MLAKRIIPCLDVRDGRVVKGVNFVHIRDAGDPVELAKFYSDAGADEIVFLDITATSDGRATVADVVERTAEQVFVPLTVGGGIRTLEDFQQLLRAGADKISVNSAAVADPTLISRAAARFGSQCVVLAVDARARGDGGWEVVVHGGRKPTGLDLLDWVREGERRGAGEILLTSMDADGTKAGFDLAMTRAVTGAVGVPVIASGGCGGLEHFAQVFREADADAALAASLFHFGELSVGRVKAYLRDQGIPVR
- a CDS encoding MFS transporter; the encoded protein is MAHLLLAVIYLSFISLGLPDSLLGAAWPSMFGQLGVPVSYAGGISMIIAVGTIISSLQSGRLTKKLGTGKVTAISVAMTAAALLGFSASGSFWQLCLWAVPYGLGAGSVDASLNNYVALHYASRHMSWLHCMWGIGASLGPYVMGYALTGGQGWNTGYRYIAILQVILTAVLIFSLPLWNRQTEDSGGEEDKRALTLPELVKIPGVKAVMVTFFCYCAVEQTAGLWAASYLVLQKGLPAETAAGFAGMFFVGITIGRALSGFISIKLSDAQMVRLGQGIIALGVFVLFLPLDANAAPVGLVLIGLGCAPVYPSLIHATPGHFGAGNSQAIIGVQMASAYAGTCLMPPLFGLVAGHISPALFPVYLSLFLALMIAMHETLLKQVRRSRNDTHDLPYSR
- the rex gene encoding redox-sensing transcriptional repressor Rex, encoding MKSGVTAMKKQKVSSAVIRRLPRYYRHLWDLEQAGVVRISSSALGKSMGLTASQIRQDLSCFGEFGQQGYGYNVEKLRDEVADILGMNRNHAAVIMGAGNLGRALMENFRFEHSGFRLIAAFDVDPAVVGRELSGVPVYHADRLEEYLAGHPANVGVLTVPRAAAESIADRLVAAGVRGIWNFTNIELNITHPGVMVEDVHFADSLLTLSYMISEDA
- a CDS encoding hypothetical protein (possible pseudo due to internal stop codon), which codes for MEFDLNLLFQKSELIPVIIQHAGTGEVLMLGFTNREAAELTLSTKTAWFWSRSRQKLWNKGESSGHFLHVKRVVTDCDTDTLLYFCIPDGPTCHTGAQSCFFKVIMEEA